The Syntrophomonadaceae bacterium genome window below encodes:
- a CDS encoding Gfo/Idh/MocA family oxidoreductase, which yields MQFGLIGAGRWGQNYLRVLTSLDGVKVKYCCDNNPSRLAALSKDYPQVSFTTNWQEVANDPEIEAVVIATPPASHFPLVMAALQRGKNVLVEKPCAVKLTDIQQLFQAAEEKNKVLMVGHVMEYNSALQWVKNYLHDGKIGNLLYAYFSRSNLGIVRQDVNILWDLAIHELAMLRFLLEKEPQSISAQGGCYLQPGIHDVVFINLKFPGNVMAQIHASWLESAKTRKATLIGDRQTVVFDDVQNQDKIWVFDRGMTSFYEPIEAGAGNYQFVPRYGDIHLPAVQLQEPLLKQCQHFFECIKSGAEPITGKTDALWVTKVAELAQQSLDSHGAPILVSLA from the coding sequence ATGCAATTTGGATTAATCGGGGCTGGCAGGTGGGGCCAAAACTACTTGCGGGTATTAACCAGTTTAGATGGGGTCAAGGTCAAATATTGCTGTGATAATAACCCCAGCCGACTGGCCGCATTGAGCAAAGATTATCCCCAGGTTTCATTCACCACCAACTGGCAGGAAGTGGCAAACGACCCGGAGATAGAGGCGGTTGTAATTGCAACTCCTCCAGCAAGTCACTTTCCCTTAGTAATGGCAGCCCTTCAGAGGGGAAAAAATGTTCTCGTAGAAAAACCCTGCGCGGTTAAATTAACTGACATTCAGCAGTTATTTCAAGCAGCTGAAGAAAAGAATAAAGTCCTGATGGTTGGTCATGTGATGGAATACAATTCCGCCTTGCAATGGGTTAAAAATTATTTGCATGATGGCAAAATAGGCAATTTGTTATACGCCTACTTTTCCAGAAGCAATTTAGGGATTGTCCGCCAGGATGTTAACATCCTGTGGGACCTGGCAATTCACGAATTAGCCATGCTGCGTTTTCTCTTAGAAAAGGAGCCTCAATCCATCAGCGCTCAGGGAGGATGCTACTTACAACCGGGAATTCATGATGTTGTTTTTATCAACCTTAAGTTTCCGGGAAATGTCATGGCGCAGATCCATGCCAGTTGGCTAGAGTCCGCAAAAACCCGCAAAGCCACCTTAATTGGTGATCGGCAGACTGTAGTTTTTGACGATGTCCAGAATCAAGACAAAATTTGGGTTTTCGATCGCGGAATGACCAGTTTTTATGAGCCGATCGAAGCTGGAGCAGGCAACTACCAGTTTGTCCCTCGTTATGGCGACATCCATTTGCCCGCAGTTCAACTGCAGGAACCTTTACTGAAACAATGCCAGCACTTTTTTGAATGCATCAAGTCCGGCGCGGAACCAATTACTGGCAAGACCGATGCCCTGTGGGTAACCAAAGTGGCCGAACTAGCCCAGCAATCATTAGACAGCCACGGTGCCCCAATCCTTGTCAGCCTGGCTTAA